Proteins from a single region of Gossypium arboreum isolate Shixiya-1 chromosome 1, ASM2569848v2, whole genome shotgun sequence:
- the LOC108480423 gene encoding beta-1,2-xylosyltransferase isoform X2 has translation MSDKKHKTLAKQRNLFCCQTKVIETQSLNFSDMNKKHATLFKILLALFALNSITLYLYFSSSHHHNDNRRDTTAEGFPAIIPHRGPHLSKPWPIIPSYLPWSLTSNVPSKSCEAYFGNGFTKSADVLPAKAAVRSGSSWFRCHYSGTLRSSICEGGKIRMDPGKIKMSRGGEKLEDVIGRTEDEEMPEFEDGAFEVEAEERGSRSKTKKLVGEEFLNEFLPVGNVMKHTMRELVRSIVVVGETDFTCQETQLEETWKALFSSLRYAKNFSGPVCFRHAVLSPLGYETALFKGLSEDIDCQGASAHDLWQSPDDKKTARLSEFGEMIRDAFGFPVNRHHSDKAVSDHYNILFVRREDYLAHPRHRGKVESRLSNEQEVFDSLQKWASDHQECKVNLVNGLFAHMSMKEQVRAIQDASVIIGAHGAGLTHIVSATPNTVILEIISSFFRRPHFQLIAQWKGLEYHAINLDGSYANPGVVIDRLNKIMRSLGC, from the exons ATGTCAGATAAAAAACACAAAACTCTTGCAAAGCAAAGAAATCTGTTTTGTTGTCAAACGAAAGTCATCGAAACTCAATCCCTTAATTTCTCAGACATGAACAAGAAACACGCAACTCTTTTCAAGATCCTCTTAGCTCTCTTTGCTTTAAATTCCATCACACTTTACCTTTACTTCTCCTCCAGCCACCACCACAACGACAACCGCCGGGACACCACCGCTGAGGGTTTCCCCGCTATTATCCCACACCGTGGGCCTCATCTCTCAAAGCCCTGGCCGATCATCCCATCCTATCTCCCTTGGTCTTTGACCTCAAACGTACCTTCGAAGtcatgtgaagcttattttgggaatgggttCACAAAGTCAGCCGATGTTTTGCCGGCAAAAGCCGCCGTGAGATCCGGGTCAAGCTGGTTCAGGTGCCATTACTCGGGGACTTTAAGGAGTTCGATTTGTGAAGGTGGGAAGATAAGGATGGATCCCGGTAAGATTAAGATGTCGAGAGGAGGTGAAAAGCTGGAGGATGTTATTGGTAGAACTGAAGATGAAGAGATGCCTGAGTTTGAAGATGGAGCTTTTGAGGTCGAAGCTGAAGAAAGAGGATCCAGGTCAAAGACCAAGAAGCTTGTCGGGGAGGAGTTTTTGAACGAGTTCTTGCCTGTTGGGAATGTTATGAAACATACTATGAGGGAATTGGTGAGGTCAATTGTTGTTGTGGGTGAAACTGATTTCACTTGTCAAGAG ACACAATTAGAAGAAACATGGAAAGCATTGTTTTCAAGCCTTAGATATGCGAAAAACTTTAGTGGTCCGGTCTGTTTCCGCCATGCTGTTTTATCACCATTAGGATACGAGACTGCATTGTTTAAAGGGCTTAGCGAAGACATAGATTGTCAAGGTGCTTCTGCACATGATCTATGGCAAAGCCCCGATGACAAAAAAACTGCTCGGTTATCTGAGTTTGGAGAAATGATCAGAGACGCTTTTGGATTTCCTGTAAACAGACATCATTCTGATAAGGCAGTCTCGGATCATTATAACATCCTCTTTGTCCGTCGAGAAGATTATTTAGCCCATCCACGCCATCGAGGTAAAGTTGAATCAAGACTAAGCAATGAACAAGAAGTGTTTGATTCACTACAGAAATGGGCATCTGATCATCAGGAATGCAAAGTAAACCTTGTCAACGGGTTATTTGCGCACATGTCCATGAAGGAACAGGTCAGAGCCATTCAGGATGCTTCGGTTATTATCGGTGCTCACGGTGCTGGTCTAACACATATAGTGTCTGCAACACCAAACACCGTGATTCTCGAAATTATTAGCAGCTTTTTCAGACGGCCTCACTTTCAATTGATCGCCCAATGGAAAGGATTGGAATATCATGCCATTAACCTTGACGGATCGTATGCCAATCCAGGAGTTGTCATCGATCGGCTTAACAAGATAATGAGGAGTCTCGGGTGCtaa
- the LOC108480423 gene encoding beta-1,2-xylosyltransferase isoform X1, with product MSDKKHKTLAKQRNLFCCQTKVIETQSLNFSDMNKKHATLFKILLALFALNSITLYLYFSSSHHHNDNRRDTTAEGFPAIIPHRGPHLSKPWPIIPSYLPWSLTSNVPSKSCEAYFGNGFTKSADVLPAKAAVRSGSSWFRCHYSGTLRSSICEGGKIRMDPGKIKMSRGGEKLEDVIGRTEDEEMPEFEDGAFEVEAEERGSRSKTKKLVGEEFLNEFLPVGNVMKHTMRELVRSIVVVGETDFTCQEWVEEPILLITRFEYANLFHTVTDWYSAYVSSRVTGLPNRPHLVFVDGHCETQLEETWKALFSSLRYAKNFSGPVCFRHAVLSPLGYETALFKGLSEDIDCQGASAHDLWQSPDDKKTARLSEFGEMIRDAFGFPVNRHHSDKAVSDHYNILFVRREDYLAHPRHRGKVESRLSNEQEVFDSLQKWASDHQECKVNLVNGLFAHMSMKEQVRAIQDASVIIGAHGAGLTHIVSATPNTVILEIISSFFRRPHFQLIAQWKGLEYHAINLDGSYANPGVVIDRLNKIMRSLGC from the exons ATGTCAGATAAAAAACACAAAACTCTTGCAAAGCAAAGAAATCTGTTTTGTTGTCAAACGAAAGTCATCGAAACTCAATCCCTTAATTTCTCAGACATGAACAAGAAACACGCAACTCTTTTCAAGATCCTCTTAGCTCTCTTTGCTTTAAATTCCATCACACTTTACCTTTACTTCTCCTCCAGCCACCACCACAACGACAACCGCCGGGACACCACCGCTGAGGGTTTCCCCGCTATTATCCCACACCGTGGGCCTCATCTCTCAAAGCCCTGGCCGATCATCCCATCCTATCTCCCTTGGTCTTTGACCTCAAACGTACCTTCGAAGtcatgtgaagcttattttgggaatgggttCACAAAGTCAGCCGATGTTTTGCCGGCAAAAGCCGCCGTGAGATCCGGGTCAAGCTGGTTCAGGTGCCATTACTCGGGGACTTTAAGGAGTTCGATTTGTGAAGGTGGGAAGATAAGGATGGATCCCGGTAAGATTAAGATGTCGAGAGGAGGTGAAAAGCTGGAGGATGTTATTGGTAGAACTGAAGATGAAGAGATGCCTGAGTTTGAAGATGGAGCTTTTGAGGTCGAAGCTGAAGAAAGAGGATCCAGGTCAAAGACCAAGAAGCTTGTCGGGGAGGAGTTTTTGAACGAGTTCTTGCCTGTTGGGAATGTTATGAAACATACTATGAGGGAATTGGTGAGGTCAATTGTTGTTGTGGGTGAAACTGATTTCACTTGTCAAGAG TGGGTAGAGGAGCCTATACTTCTAATAACAAGATTCGAGTATGCAAACCTTTTCCACACCGTGACGGATTGGTACAGCGCTTATGTGTCTTCTAGGGTTACCGGCTTGCCGAACCGGCCGCATTTGGTCTTTGTGGATGGTCATTGTGAG ACACAATTAGAAGAAACATGGAAAGCATTGTTTTCAAGCCTTAGATATGCGAAAAACTTTAGTGGTCCGGTCTGTTTCCGCCATGCTGTTTTATCACCATTAGGATACGAGACTGCATTGTTTAAAGGGCTTAGCGAAGACATAGATTGTCAAGGTGCTTCTGCACATGATCTATGGCAAAGCCCCGATGACAAAAAAACTGCTCGGTTATCTGAGTTTGGAGAAATGATCAGAGACGCTTTTGGATTTCCTGTAAACAGACATCATTCTGATAAGGCAGTCTCGGATCATTATAACATCCTCTTTGTCCGTCGAGAAGATTATTTAGCCCATCCACGCCATCGAGGTAAAGTTGAATCAAGACTAAGCAATGAACAAGAAGTGTTTGATTCACTACAGAAATGGGCATCTGATCATCAGGAATGCAAAGTAAACCTTGTCAACGGGTTATTTGCGCACATGTCCATGAAGGAACAGGTCAGAGCCATTCAGGATGCTTCGGTTATTATCGGTGCTCACGGTGCTGGTCTAACACATATAGTGTCTGCAACACCAAACACCGTGATTCTCGAAATTATTAGCAGCTTTTTCAGACGGCCTCACTTTCAATTGATCGCCCAATGGAAAGGATTGGAATATCATGCCATTAACCTTGACGGATCGTATGCCAATCCAGGAGTTGTCATCGATCGGCTTAACAAGATAATGAGGAGTCTCGGGTGCtaa